From one Rhodovulum sp. ES.010 genomic stretch:
- a CDS encoding LysE family translocator, which yields MPETSATYAAFLTFAFVSSITPGPNNLMILASGAAFGWQRTLPHIVGTVLGFAIMVAAVTLGLGTLLGQNPDALDVIRYAGAAWLLWLAWRLAQPALQAPSRTASAAEAPADARPMTAMQAALFQWVNPKAWTMIVGASAAFSGLSSEPVERSVLMTLTFLAVAPICIAPWLLAGNAFKRLMMNGAHARLISLAMAGIVAATAITTVVTG from the coding sequence ATGCCTGAGACTTCTGCCACCTATGCTGCCTTCCTGACCTTCGCTTTCGTCAGTTCGATCACGCCCGGGCCGAACAACCTGATGATCCTCGCGTCAGGCGCGGCCTTCGGCTGGCAGCGAACGCTCCCGCATATCGTCGGCACGGTGCTGGGATTTGCCATCATGGTCGCGGCTGTGACGCTCGGTCTGGGCACGCTATTGGGGCAAAACCCGGACGCGCTGGACGTCATTCGGTACGCAGGTGCGGCGTGGCTGCTCTGGCTTGCCTGGCGGCTCGCGCAACCGGCGCTGCAGGCGCCGTCGCGGACCGCATCGGCAGCGGAGGCGCCCGCAGACGCACGACCGATGACCGCCATGCAGGCGGCGCTGTTTCAATGGGTGAACCCGAAGGCCTGGACGATGATCGTCGGCGCCAGCGCCGCGTTTTCCGGCCTGTCGTCGGAGCCCGTTGAGCGGTCGGTGCTGATGACGCTCACCTTTCTGGCCGTGGCGCCCATCTGCATCGCACCGTGGCTGCTCGCCGGAAACGCCTTCAAGCGGCTGATGATGAACGGCGCGCACGCACGGCTCATCTCGCTCGCGATGGCCGGCATCGTCGCCGCCACGGCGATCACCACGGTCGTTACAGGATGA
- a CDS encoding EamA family transporter encodes MRALRGSSAYEGIIWCLIFVVLDACQAVYLGAYLQEIDSFLLGGLVFGSAAVLCLCWSAIRTPQQLRLAGTEWKDVLGLNLTVTFGWLLYFFGVQLIEPAVAFTLFSGAIPVATVALSYLGVAEAEAPRNRSEWIGLGIITTALVFLAGITLLGFSGFVRGGETAAISGLIASFVGGVFITGMLLYGQRLHRKGLGPTTQFGLRFPLFLVVTFAGYMLGLDAKGPVAWQDLLVAYAFGMLLLAFPIYAVQKAISLTTSLTIAAVASTAPLLIFVLQMIEGRVDVSLLTSAGLIVFFAGSLVSLSGAATAISKPDTDRKAAP; translated from the coding sequence ATGAGGGCGCTGCGAGGGTCCAGCGCCTACGAAGGGATCATCTGGTGCCTGATCTTCGTCGTTCTCGACGCGTGTCAGGCGGTCTATCTCGGCGCGTATCTGCAGGAGATCGACAGCTTCCTTCTCGGGGGCCTTGTCTTCGGCTCGGCGGCGGTGCTCTGCCTGTGCTGGTCCGCGATCCGAACTCCGCAGCAGCTGAGACTTGCAGGCACCGAGTGGAAGGATGTCCTCGGCCTCAATCTGACCGTTACCTTCGGCTGGCTCCTCTACTTCTTCGGCGTCCAGCTGATCGAGCCGGCCGTGGCCTTCACGCTCTTCTCCGGCGCCATCCCCGTCGCCACGGTCGCGCTGTCCTACCTTGGGGTGGCCGAAGCCGAGGCGCCGCGAAACAGGTCCGAGTGGATCGGGCTAGGCATCATCACGACCGCTCTCGTGTTTCTCGCGGGCATTACGCTGCTCGGGTTCAGCGGTTTTGTCCGTGGTGGAGAGACGGCCGCGATCTCGGGGCTGATCGCGTCCTTCGTCGGCGGCGTGTTCATCACCGGCATGCTGCTCTATGGGCAGCGCCTGCATCGCAAGGGCCTCGGCCCCACGACGCAGTTCGGGCTTCGCTTTCCGCTTTTCCTCGTGGTGACCTTCGCGGGTTACATGCTGGGGCTCGACGCCAAGGGGCCGGTCGCCTGGCAGGATCTGCTCGTGGCCTATGCCTTTGGCATGCTCCTTTTGGCCTTCCCCATCTATGCCGTTCAGAAGGCCATCTCGCTGACGACGTCCCTGACGATCGCTGCCGTCGCATCGACAGCGCCCCTGCTGATCTTCGTCCTGCAGATGATAGAGGGCCGGGTCGACGTCTCGCTGCTGACCTCGGCCGGTCTCATCGTCTTCTTTGCCGGCTCCCTCGTCTCGCTCTCGGGCGCTGCAACCGCCATTTCGAAGCCAGACACCGACAGGAAAGCCGCACCATGA
- a CDS encoding GNAT family N-acetyltransferase: protein MSSPSPDTVAVRSVSELTPEIVDVLDAHRRHSAENYPGESDHSLSAEDHVSEGLHLFSAWMGAVCVGIVGLRVMDASNAELKSMHVLETARGAGVGRKLLDEVLDQSRRRGYAKLWLETGTRPASAAARRLYAQAGFRECLPFGEYAEDPESVFMVLDLT from the coding sequence ATGAGCAGCCCGTCCCCCGATACCGTTGCCGTTCGATCGGTCTCTGAACTCACGCCGGAAATCGTCGATGTCCTCGACGCGCACCGTCGGCATAGCGCCGAGAACTATCCCGGCGAGAGCGACCACAGCTTGTCGGCTGAAGACCATGTCAGCGAAGGGCTTCACCTCTTCTCTGCATGGATGGGAGCCGTGTGCGTCGGGATCGTCGGGCTTCGCGTCATGGATGCGTCCAACGCGGAGTTGAAATCGATGCACGTGCTGGAGACGGCGCGGGGCGCCGGCGTCGGCCGGAAGCTGCTTGATGAGGTCCTCGACCAGTCACGACGACGCGGATACGCGAAACTCTGGCTCGAGACGGGCACCCGGCCAGCCTCCGCTGCAGCGCGCAGACTCTACGCGCAAGCCGGCTTCAGGGAATGCCTGCCATTCGGGGAGTATGCCGAAGATCCCGAGAGCGTATTCATGGTTTTGGATCTGACATGA